A portion of the Actomonas aquatica genome contains these proteins:
- a CDS encoding cytochrome b N-terminal domain-containing protein — MLRALDAQWARWDGWVQRHLPAEDNPWAQTGRLANWSLVLAVFSGIALLIWYRSSLHQAHDSLAVLAASGRSLGGWVRALHRYSSDLAMLFIALHALRMLTALKFTGARWLPWVSGVGMIVMVWFIGWTGYWLVWDQPARQIAVTSMGFLDALPIFGEPLGRLFLTDRLVPSLLFFVVFFLHMLLPLLIAVGLAAHLVRLTRVKLLPDRRLKIALVVALGIAAWMVPAPLDPPARMAERPEVLTVDAWYLSPLALASRFEKGGLWLAIAGVGLLGAGVPWLLGRRFAPRRQDEGPRPSALFQTTVEIGRCHACTQCEQDCPYDAVHMVPRTDGKPWDHQAWVDPTRCVGCGVCVGSCDSEAMHLPWFDAVAEEPAIQAVTQAALTQGTGPVRVALVAWDAVGGVQRFDESAWRRTLPGYQVHGVPTAAWVRPKFVERLLAGGIERVLVVRDGRGESAARDGNRWAEQRLMGERKPAFRPQRAGGHDDAIRVFDFTPGGEAGLQQRVAAWSAAGDGASTFSTARSWRGAVVLAGVLGLLLALTVGGSHLRVTNPEGVAPELVLSFKAFGPRETAATERSAEELAKLPVHMRGASVGKPHRLPVEVTLTVDGEANTRTYDAKGISRDGPAIDVWRVNLELGAHVVEIRLRDEAGEQRWQGTVEARERHLNVITYEPTEGFRLE, encoded by the coding sequence TTGCTGCGAGCGTTGGACGCGCAATGGGCGCGGTGGGACGGTTGGGTGCAGCGACACCTGCCGGCCGAGGACAATCCCTGGGCACAGACCGGGCGGCTGGCGAACTGGTCCCTCGTCTTGGCCGTGTTTTCGGGCATCGCGTTGTTGATCTGGTATCGGTCGAGTCTGCACCAGGCGCACGATTCGCTGGCGGTATTGGCGGCAAGCGGCCGTTCGCTGGGTGGCTGGGTGCGCGCGCTGCATCGCTACAGCTCCGACCTCGCCATGCTGTTCATCGCGCTGCACGCACTGCGCATGCTTACAGCGTTGAAGTTCACCGGGGCGCGCTGGCTCCCGTGGGTGAGCGGCGTTGGCATGATCGTGATGGTGTGGTTCATCGGCTGGACCGGCTACTGGCTGGTGTGGGATCAACCCGCGCGGCAGATCGCGGTCACCTCGATGGGGTTTCTCGACGCGCTGCCGATTTTTGGCGAACCGCTCGGGCGGCTGTTTCTCACCGATCGGTTGGTGCCGAGTCTACTGTTCTTCGTCGTGTTTTTCCTGCACATGTTGCTGCCCTTGCTGATCGCGGTGGGGCTGGCGGCGCACCTGGTGCGCTTGACCCGGGTGAAGCTCCTGCCGGATCGTCGTTTGAAAATCGCGTTGGTGGTTGCGCTCGGGATCGCGGCGTGGATGGTTCCGGCTCCTCTGGACCCACCGGCACGGATGGCCGAACGTCCGGAGGTGCTGACGGTGGACGCGTGGTATCTCTCCCCGTTGGCCTTGGCTTCGCGGTTTGAGAAGGGCGGATTATGGTTGGCCATCGCCGGAGTCGGGTTGCTGGGGGCGGGAGTGCCGTGGTTGCTTGGCCGCCGATTTGCGCCGCGGCGCCAGGACGAAGGTCCGCGGCCTTCGGCTCTGTTCCAAACCACCGTGGAGATCGGCCGTTGCCACGCCTGCACCCAGTGCGAGCAGGATTGTCCCTACGACGCGGTGCACATGGTGCCGCGCACGGATGGCAAACCGTGGGACCATCAGGCGTGGGTGGACCCGACGCGATGTGTCGGTTGCGGTGTGTGTGTCGGGTCCTGCGATTCGGAGGCGATGCACCTGCCGTGGTTCGACGCGGTGGCGGAGGAGCCCGCGATCCAGGCGGTGACGCAGGCCGCGCTGACACAGGGCACCGGACCGGTGCGGGTGGCGCTGGTGGCGTGGGATGCGGTGGGCGGCGTGCAACGGTTTGATGAGTCCGCGTGGCGACGCACACTCCCGGGATATCAAGTGCATGGCGTGCCGACCGCCGCGTGGGTGCGACCGAAGTTTGTGGAACGACTGCTGGCCGGGGGCATTGAGCGCGTGCTGGTGGTGCGCGACGGGCGCGGTGAATCTGCCGCCCGCGACGGCAATCGTTGGGCGGAACAACGGCTCATGGGCGAACGCAAACCAGCCTTCCGTCCCCAGCGGGCCGGCGGCCACGACGACGCCATCCGGGTGTTCGACTTCACCCCCGGTGGCGAAGCGGGATTGCAGCAACGGGTGGCGGCGTGGAGTGCGGCGGGCGATGGGGCGTCGACGTTCTCGACTGCCCGCTCCTGGCGCGGCGCCGTGGTGTTGGCGGGAGTGCTGGGCCTGTTGCTGGCGTTGACGGTTGGCGGCAGTCACCTGCGCGTAACGAATCCGGAGGGCGTCGCGCCCGAGCTGGTGTTGTCGTTCAAGGCCTTTGGTCCACGGGAGACGGCCGCGACGGAGCGTTCGGCGGAGGAGCTGGCCAAGTTGCCCGTGCACATGCGCGGCGCCAGCGTCGGTAAGCCGCACCGCCTGCCGGTGGAGGTGACGCTCACGGTCGACGGTGAAGCGAACACGCGCACCTACGACGCCAAGGGGATTTCGCGCGACGGCCCCGCCATCGATGTGTGGCGGGTGAACCTCGAGCTTGGCGCGCATGTCGTCGAGATTCGGCTGCGGGATGAAGCGGGTGAGCAACGTTGGCAGGGCACCGTCGAAGCTCGTGAACGCCACCTCAACGTCATCACCTACGAACCGACCGAAGGCTTCCGTCTCGAGTGA
- a CDS encoding SCO family protein gives MSGPCAESSHRSRGPVRRSGVALGRFLTGAGLPVFVGAATAVYELFLLAVLFAPADWGFWGAFAEEFKVWCFSYDPRTGGMEWMAVVIMLAEPLFICGVLVGIWRMGRGRSLDPAPRLARPVRPAMAGVVFGLVAVGGLYAIGRPAAELPVPPFPGERIRTQLEPPTFALVDQRGEAATDADLAGAVTLVTGVYATCSTSCPEILLQVRDTLDALPAEVRDRLRVWAFSLSPEYDTVELMTGVAEAYGFTYPQFRYLNGPVAPTKAVLENWQFSARRDPSTGLVEHANLFILLDAQGKIAYRFNLDRRHEGWLREAILALTAEAEAARL, from the coding sequence ATGTCTGGCCCGTGCGCTGAGTCTTCTCACCGGAGCCGCGGTCCGGTGCGACGCAGTGGCGTCGCACTGGGCCGTTTCCTGACGGGCGCCGGTCTGCCGGTTTTCGTCGGGGCGGCAACGGCCGTCTATGAACTCTTTCTGCTGGCGGTGCTGTTCGCCCCGGCGGACTGGGGTTTCTGGGGCGCGTTTGCCGAAGAGTTCAAAGTGTGGTGTTTCAGCTACGATCCGCGCACCGGTGGCATGGAGTGGATGGCGGTGGTCATCATGCTGGCGGAACCGCTCTTCATCTGCGGGGTGTTGGTCGGCATCTGGCGCATGGGCCGCGGCCGCTCGTTGGACCCCGCGCCAAGACTCGCGCGGCCGGTGCGACCGGCGATGGCGGGCGTGGTGTTTGGTCTGGTGGCGGTGGGTGGACTCTATGCCATCGGCCGACCGGCGGCAGAGCTGCCGGTGCCGCCGTTTCCGGGCGAGCGCATCCGCACCCAGTTGGAGCCGCCCACCTTTGCGCTAGTTGATCAACGTGGTGAGGCCGCGACGGATGCGGACCTGGCCGGCGCGGTCACACTGGTCACCGGGGTTTACGCCACCTGTTCAACTTCATGTCCGGAAATCCTGCTGCAGGTGCGCGATACGCTGGACGCCTTGCCGGCGGAGGTGCGCGACCGCCTGCGGGTGTGGGCGTTTTCGCTAAGTCCGGAATACGATACGGTCGAGCTTATGACGGGTGTGGCTGAGGCCTACGGATTCACGTATCCACAGTTCCGTTACCTCAATGGACCGGTGGCGCCGACCAAGGCCGTGCTGGAGAACTGGCAGTTCTCGGCCCGGCGGGATCCAAGCACGGGGCTGGTGGAGCATGCCAATCTGTTCATCCTACTCGATGCGCAGGGGAAGATCGCCTATCGCTTTAATCTCGATCGTCGGCACGAAGGCTGGCTGCGCGAGGCCATTTTGGCGCTGACGGCCGAGGCGGAGGCGGCGCGGTTGTGA